A window of the Polypterus senegalus isolate Bchr_013 chromosome 4, ASM1683550v1, whole genome shotgun sequence genome harbors these coding sequences:
- the LOC120528183 gene encoding zinc finger protein 501-like has protein sequence MTSTKEDSVNERLAHIKEEDYEWGVPENVKPEACEGRISVFKEEECKREIIEVKVEDLKDVSLNLDTLKVFKQEVSEEFHSSLQHRDIDPGQLAAQQNSVNLKSEFSEFEEKTNEGNGKEEEGRPSSRNVGINLCVNIRFSPSSPAQPFLECKLEQKQDKEKMKISTRGSENLAMVSFQCNSLAVREAVKTDQEQGHNTDQEALCTGQECGETLKNKSDCKDNKSVHSKPKPYCCSECGKSFLHNSKLQTHTRIHTGEKPFCCSECGKRFTKRSNLQSHTRNHTGEKRYYCSECGKRFSQISSLQRHTRIHTGEKPYCCSECGKRFSQISSLQRHTKIHTGERPYCCSECGKGFIRSSDLQSHTRIHTGEKSYSCLECGKRFSVKSNLQKHNRIHTGEKSYCCSECGKRFSDSSSLSTHKRIHTGEKPYGCAECGKRFSQINDLQSHTRIHTREKSYSCLDCGK, from the exons ATGACCTCCACCAAAGAGGACAGCGTGAATGAAAGACTGGCacacattaaagaagaggactaTGAGTGGGGTGTACCAGAGAATGTCAAGCCCGAGGCCTGTGAAGGGAGAATTTCAGTTTTCAAAGAGGAGGAGTGCAAGAGGGAGATTATTGAAGTTAAGGTGGAGGACCTGAAAGATGTCTCACTTAACCTTGACACCCTGAAGGTTTTCAAGCAAGAGGTTTCTGAAGAATTTCATTCCAGTTTACAGCATCGCGACATTGACCCGGGACAACTGGCTGCCCAGCAGAATTCTGTGAACCTGAAATCGGAGTTCTCTGAGTTTGAAGAGAAAACCAATGAAGGAAacgggaaagaagaagaaggccgGCCATCATCTAGGAATGTGGGAATAA ATTTATGTGTGAATATCCGCTTCTCCCCATCTTCACCTGCTCAGCCCTTTCTTGAGTGCAAACTGGAACAGAAACAGGACAAAGAGAAGATGAAGATATCAACAAGAGGATCAGAAAATTTGGCAATGGTCTCTTTCCAGTGTAATTCTCTTGCTGTGAGAGAAGCTGTCAAAACTGACCAAGAACAAGGACATAACACGGATCAAGAGGCTTTGTGCACTGGTCAAGAATGTGGAGAAACTTTGAAAAACAAGTCTGACTGTAAAGATAACAAGTCAGTTCATTCAAAGccaaagccatattgctgttccgAATGTGGCAAAAGTTTCCTCCATAACAGCAAGCTTCAGACACacacaagaattcatactggagaaaagcctttttgctgttctgaatgtggcaaaagatttaCCAAGCGTAGCAATCTGCAGAGTCACACAAGAAATCATACTGGAGAAAAGAGATAttattgttctgaatgtggcaaaagatttaGCCAGATTAGCAGTCTTCAAcgtcacacaagaattcacactggagagaagccgtattgctgttctgaatgtggcaaaagatttaGCCAGATTAGCAGTCTTCAGCGTCACACaaaaattcatactggagaaaggccatattgctgttctgaatgtggtaaaggatTTATCCGGAGTAGTGATCTTCAGAGTCACACAAGGATTCATACTGGGGAGAAGTCATATTCTTGCttagaatgtggcaaacgattttctGTCAAGTCCAATCTCCAGAAACACAacagaatccacacaggagaaaagtcatattgctgttctgaatgtggaaaacgattTTCTGACAGTTCCAGTCTGTCAACCCATAagagaatccacactggagaaaagccatatggctgtgctgaatgtggcaaaagGTTTAGCCAGATTAACGATCTTCAGAGTCACACAAGGATTCATACTAGGGAGAAGTCATATTCTTGCTTAGATTGTGGCAAATGA